In Topomyia yanbarensis strain Yona2022 chromosome 2, ASM3024719v1, whole genome shotgun sequence, one DNA window encodes the following:
- the LOC131679772 gene encoding vitelline membrane protein 15a-2-like: protein MNKLIILAIVSAIVGAIADYAPPKYEAPKYEAPKYEAPTHEAPAYHAPAPAPAYHEPAPAPAYHAPAPAYHAPAPAHHAPAPAHYAPTMHSYAAKAPAVKCGANLLIGCAPNIAHVPCMPSHHGGYGGGHGGHGGHGGHGYRSSDSEAAFDTLE from the coding sequence ATGAATAAGCTAATTATTTTAGCTATTGTTTCGGCGATCGTAGGAGCGATAGCTGACTACGCACCGCCAAAGTACGAGGCTCCCAAGTACGAGGCTCCCAAGTACGAGGCCCCGACGCATGAGGCACCGGCTTACCACGCACCGGCTCCAGCTCCTGCCTACCACGAACCAGCTCCGGCTCCTGCTTATCATGCACCCGCCCCGGCTTATCATGCACCGGCACCCGCTCACCACGCACCGGCGCCAGCCCACTACGCTCCGACTATGCATTCGTACGCGGCCAAGGCTCCGGCTGTGAAATGCGGAGCTAACCTGCTGATCGGATGCGCACCTAACATTGCTCACGTGCCCTGCATGCCATCGCACCATGGTGGTTACGGTGGAGGACACGGAGGACATGGAGGACACGGAGGACACGGATACCGCAGCTCGGACTCCGAAGCTGCCTTCGACACACTCGAATAA